In Sporocytophaga myxococcoides, the genomic window TGAAGAAAAAAGATATGAAGCTTAATGATTATCTGCCGGATATTAAAGTTGATGCTGAAACATATAAGGTGACAGTTGATGGAGAATGGATAACCTGTCTTCCGGCAAGCAAGCTTCCTTTAGCGCAGTTGTATAACCTGTTTTAAATCTTTAAATCAACATATGAGCTCAGATCATAATCTTCTGCTCTTATTCCAGCTTGCTGACTCTGCCTTTCCAGTTGGTGGTTTTGCCTATTCCTACGGTTTGGAGTCTGCAGCTAAGCAGGGTTTCATAAAGAGTGAAGAAGATCTGAGAAAATACCTTATTACATTTTCCCAACAACTGATCTCATTTGACTTTCCATTTGTTTCCGATGCTTTTGGGCTTGATGCCGATAAGGATTCTTTGGCTTCTTTAAAAAAACTACTTGGGAACTACGATGCAATGCTGATGAATCCCATGATAAAGAAGTCGAGCTGTGTAATAGGCCGGAACTGGATCCGAATCAGTAAGCAGCTTTCTGACACCATCAAGCTGGAAGAACTGGATATGATATTTTCTAATAAAAACCTGTCTTATGATTTTCCAATAGTATATGGAATGACTATTAAAATTTTGAATGTATCGTATCACAGAGCATTGTACCTTTATTTTTATATGGCGCTCAGAGACCAGATCAGCGCGCTTATACGTCTTGGTTTAGCTGGTCCTTCAAGGGCACATATAGAATTGAGATACATTCTTGAATCGTTTGCAGAACAGATTAGTCTATATGTTCCGGTTTCACATAAGCATGCTTATAAGTCTGCTTATTTATTGGAGATAGCTCAGCTATCTCACGACAAAGTTTATTCAAAATTATTTCAGAATTAATAAAATTGTTTAGCTATGAAAATTTTAAACATGTACAGACATATGGGGCACCATGATGGTCCTGGTCACTTTCATCATCGGGAACTCACTAATGAGCGGAGAAACTACAAGAAGCGAGCCTTTACCGTTGGAGTCGGAGGTCCTGTGGGTACAGGTAAAACAGCCTGGACTCTGCAACTTTGTAAAGCTTTAAGAGATAAAATGAATATCGCTGTGGTAACCAATGATATCTTTACTAAGGAAGATGCGGAGTTTCTTACGAGAAATGAAGCCCTCTCTGCCGACAGAATTATTGGCGTTGAAACCGGAGGATGCCCCCACGCGGCCATAAGAGAAGATGTTTCGCAGAATATGTATGCTCTTGAAGAGCTCATGAAAAGGTTTCCGGATATAGAACTTCTATTTGTAGAAAGTGGTGGTGATAATCTCGCTGCGCACTTTAGCAAGGAACTGGTGGATTTTTCAATTTATGTCATTGATGTTTCCGGTGGTGACAAGATTCCAAGAAAAGGCGGACCGGGAATTACTCAATCTGATTTGCTTGTGATTAATAAGATCGATCTGGCTCCATTGGTAAATGCTGATTTATCAGTAATGGAACGTGATGCAAAGAAGATGCGGGGAGAGGGTCCTTTTGTATTTGCAAAAGCAAAAGATTGTTTTGGCATGGAAGCCATTATTGATCACATTCTGTATGCAAGAGCTGCAGCTCTTGAAAAATCGAACAAATTTTCCATTAGAATGAGGTGATGAAAGTTAAAACATTTATCTTTTAAGCCTTTTAACAAATAATATTAAAGACCTGCAATTGCTGCAGGTCTTCAGTTTTTCTGAACGGTACAATTGACTTGTCGACAAGGGATAATCAAATTTTTTTTAGTATTTCTCTAAACATTTTCAGATTGAATTGGTTTAAGCGTGATGTTTTAACCTAAACTTTACCACATGAAAAATCTGAATAAGTCAGGACTACTTTTTTTATTAGTCCTATTTGCAGTCAGGGCCTATTGTCAACCAGTATTTATTGAAAATGTGCCTGTCAATAGTACGAATTTCATTAGCGCAAATGGAAAACTTTACTTCACTTCCGGGACAGATCTTTATCGTTCAGACGGGACTGCTCAGGGTACAACTTTCGTCAAAAGTATTGGAGAACCAATTTTAGAATTTACAAATCTCACTGTTGGAAGTTTCTTTTATTTTACCACCAAAGAAGCCAGCGGTAAAACTGCCTTATGGAAGAGTAATGGATATTCCAATAATACTATTAAAATAAGATCTGCCAATGTTATCAAGCCTCTTCTTACTTATAATGTAGCCCTTTATTTAGGGATAGATGACGGTGTTCATGGATATGAACTATGGAGAGCTACTTCCGGTAATGCCTTCAGTCTGGTTAAAGATGTATATCCGGGTTCAGGATCAGGTCTTGGAAGTGAAATAGTACTTTTTAATAATGCTTTGTACTTTAAAGGTTATCATCCTGCCACCGGATCAGACATTTGGAAAACTAACGGAACCTCTGTAACCGAGATAGCAGTGAACCTCCCTTTTACAGGTTCTTATGAATCTATAACAGAGGTAGGCTCTACGCTTTATTTCTCCAGGAATTACACAGCGAATAATGTACAATATGCTGAATTGTGGAAAACAAACGGAACAACATCTGGAACAGGCCTTGTAAAGCAGTATACAAATGAGGGAGACTTTTATTATATAGGTATCGAACAACTCACCAAATTTAAGAACAAATTATACTTTAAATATTTCTTTGATGCGGGAGTTAAATTTGAAGGTTTGCATGTAACTGATGGTACAGAAGCGGGAACGGTCTATGTTGAGAGACTGAATATAGATGGAAGCATGAGTGATTTTCTGGAGGTAAATAATCATCTTGTATATACAGGAGAAAGCCAAGGTTGGCCTGGGTCTTTGATTGTCACGGATGCAAGTGGCTCTAATAGATATTTTTTGCATCCTTTTAATAGTTATAATCCAAGAAGATATATAGCAGTTGGGGACCTGCTTTTCTTTGTGGATCACACAGAGCAAAATTATGGATCTTTACCTCTGGATTCTGCAAATTACTTTCAGCTATATCAAAGTGGTTTAAGTGCAGCTAACACTGCTACTTTGAGAAGCATTTTTGGTACATCATATGTCGGTTCGGATAATCTGACAGAGGTAAGTGGCAAGTTGTTCTTTACTACTTATAATGATTATCCGATAGGTGGAGGATGTCCTTCATGCCCTAAAAAATTATTTATCTATGATCCATCTACTTCAGGTTTCAGGACAGCTTCTTCTGAAGAATCTATAATTGAGTTTACTGCATTTCCCAATCCTTCTGATGCATTGTTTAACATTAGTTTAGTGAGCAATACTGATGGTAATGCAACGGCGGAAATTTTCAGAGTTGATGGAACCTTGGTAGCTAAAGTTTTCGAAGGATCAACTGCAGAAGGCGAAAAGGTAGAATTTAACTGGAACGCTAATGGATTGCCAAGCGGTGTTTATTTCTGCAAATTCACCTCAGGTTCGAAGTCAATTGTAAAGAGATTAATACTAAATAATTAATCACTATTCAATAGTCATTATATAATGCAGGCCTCATTTAAATAATATATCTGAGGCCTGTATTTTATATTCTTCCTTCAATTGGATTGAAGCCGAGCTCTAAAAGTAGTTGTGCAAGTTCTTAAACCAAGGGTTGCAAGATATGCTTGTTTCTTGATGAACTTCTTACTATAAATACATTTGCTGATATCGTACCCCTTTTCATCAAATGTGTATTTTTAATATATGATTGAAGTTCCAGTGGGTATATGATTCTAAAAAAACCAGACCAGGAATTACTCAGTGAGATGTGCTTGTCATTAATAAGATCGATCTTGCTCCATTGGTAAATGTGGATTTATTAGTAATGGAGCGTGATGCAAAGAAGATGTGTGTGGAGAGCCCTTTTAATTTGCAAAAGCTAAAGGTTGTTTTGGTATTGAAACCATTATTGGTCATATTCTGATGCAAGAGCGGCTTGCTCTTGAGAAATCGACCAAGTTTTCTCTTCGTTTTGGTAATGAAAGTTAATATATGTATCCTTTTAGTCTTTTAATATACAATACAAAAGACCTGCAAGTGCTGCGGGTCTTTTTTATTTCTGAACGATACATTTGATTTTCATACAGGAGTAATCAAATTTTTCCAGTATTTCTGTAAACATTTTCAGTTTGAATTGGTTTTAGCGGGATGTTTTAACCTAAACCATTCAACACATGAAAAATCTGAAAATGACAGGACTATTTTTTCTATTAGTCCTTACTGCAGTCATGGGTTATTGCCAACCTGTATTTATTAGGAATGTGCCTACCAATAGTACGAATTTCATTAGCGCAAATGGAAAACTATACTTCACTTCCGGGACAGATCTTTATCGTTCAGACGGGACAGCTCAGGGTACAACCTTCGTCAAAAGTATTGGAGAACCAATTTTAGAATTTACAAATCTTACAGTTGGAAGTTTCTTTTATTTTACTACCAAAGAAGCCAGCGGTAAAACTGCGTTATGGAAGAGTAACGGATATGCCAATAATACTATTAAAATAAGATCTGCCAATGTTATCAAGCCTCTCCTGACTTATAATGTTGCCCTTTATTTAGGGATAGATGATGGAGTTCATGGATATGAACTTTGGAGAGCAACTTCCGGAAATGCCTTTAGTCTGGTTAAAGATGTATATCCTGGTGTGGGCTCAGGCCTTGGGAATGAAATTGTAGTGTTTAACAGTTTACTATATTTTAAAGGAAATCATCCGGTTACCGGATCTGATATTTGGAAAACAAACGGAACCTCTGTAACCGAGATAGCAGCTAATCTCCCATTTACAGGTTCTTATGAATCTTTAACAGAGGTTGGCTCAACGCTTTATTTCTCCAGAAATTACATGGTAAATAATAACCAATATGCTGAATTGTGGAAAACAAATGGAACAACACAGGGAACCGTTCTGGTAAAACAAT contains:
- a CDS encoding urease accessory protein UreF, with protein sequence MSSDHNLLLLFQLADSAFPVGGFAYSYGLESAAKQGFIKSEEDLRKYLITFSQQLISFDFPFVSDAFGLDADKDSLASLKKLLGNYDAMLMNPMIKKSSCVIGRNWIRISKQLSDTIKLEELDMIFSNKNLSYDFPIVYGMTIKILNVSYHRALYLYFYMALRDQISALIRLGLAGPSRAHIELRYILESFAEQISLYVPVSHKHAYKSAYLLEIAQLSHDKVYSKLFQN
- the ureG gene encoding urease accessory protein UreG — encoded protein: MKILNMYRHMGHHDGPGHFHHRELTNERRNYKKRAFTVGVGGPVGTGKTAWTLQLCKALRDKMNIAVVTNDIFTKEDAEFLTRNEALSADRIIGVETGGCPHAAIREDVSQNMYALEELMKRFPDIELLFVESGGDNLAAHFSKELVDFSIYVIDVSGGDKIPRKGGPGITQSDLLVINKIDLAPLVNADLSVMERDAKKMRGEGPFVFAKAKDCFGMEAIIDHILYARAAALEKSNKFSIRMR
- a CDS encoding T9SS type A sorting domain-containing protein translates to MKNLNKSGLLFLLVLFAVRAYCQPVFIENVPVNSTNFISANGKLYFTSGTDLYRSDGTAQGTTFVKSIGEPILEFTNLTVGSFFYFTTKEASGKTALWKSNGYSNNTIKIRSANVIKPLLTYNVALYLGIDDGVHGYELWRATSGNAFSLVKDVYPGSGSGLGSEIVLFNNALYFKGYHPATGSDIWKTNGTSVTEIAVNLPFTGSYESITEVGSTLYFSRNYTANNVQYAELWKTNGTTSGTGLVKQYTNEGDFYYIGIEQLTKFKNKLYFKYFFDAGVKFEGLHVTDGTEAGTVYVERLNIDGSMSDFLEVNNHLVYTGESQGWPGSLIVTDASGSNRYFLHPFNSYNPRRYIAVGDLLFFVDHTEQNYGSLPLDSANYFQLYQSGLSAANTATLRSIFGTSYVGSDNLTEVSGKLFFTTYNDYPIGGGCPSCPKKLFIYDPSTSGFRTASSEESIIEFTAFPNPSDALFNISLVSNTDGNATAEIFRVDGTLVAKVFEGSTAEGEKVEFNWNANGLPSGVYFCKFTSGSKSIVKRLILNN